From the Saccharomonospora marina XMU15 genome, the window CGGATACGGGCGTTGAGGTCGAGCACCCTGGGCCTCAGCGGGCGGGCCAGCGGGGCGATCCTGCCGATGTCGGGGAACGTCACGGTGGCGACGTGGGCGCCGCTGGAGGTGAGTGCGGCGAACATGTCCTCCAGGCAGGCGGCCACCCGGCCTGCATCGAAGTCGCGACGGATCAGGTCGTTCATGCCCGCTACGACGGTCGCCAGATCGGGTCGAAGCCGCAGGGCGGGCGTGAGCTGCTCCGCCCGTACCTGCGCGGCCAACCTGCCTCGGACGGCGAGGTTGGCGTAGTGCAGCCGGTGATCGAGGGCAGCCAGTCGTTCCGCGAGCCGGTCGGCCCAGCCGCGGTAGCCGGTGGCCTCGTCACCGTCGCCGATCCCCTCGGTCTGGCTGTCACCGAGGGCTACATAGCGCAGGTACATGGTTCCTCGCTTCCGCTGGTCAGCGAGGCGACTCTAGCCGCCGCAACGACGGTTAGCCCGCGAAACGCGGTTTCCGTGGCGTGGGGTGGAGGCGGCGTTTACCCGGTTGACGCGTTAACAACGGTGCTGCTTCCTGATATGAAGGGCGCGGCAGGCCATCGAGGTGGCAGGGAGTCACAGCCGGTGAACGACGATGCGGAAGCCGTGTCCGGCGGCGGTTGCGGCACCGACTCACTTCGCGGCTCGGCGAGTAAGGAAGCTGGGTGAGATGCACGGCAACGACGAAGTGCTGGTCGCTGGGGTCGACTCCTCCACCCAATCGACCAAGGTGATGGTGTGCGACGCGCGCACCGGCGAGGTGGTGCGCACCGGTCGGGCCGAGCACCCCGACGCCACGGAGGTGGATCCTCGCCAGTGGTGGGACGCGTTCGAAGCCGCCAGCGGCGGGTTGCTGGACGGTGTGTCCGCCATCGGCGTGGCCGGGCAGCAACACGGCATGGTGACCGTCGACGAGCGCGGCGACGTCGTGCGACCCGCGTTGCTGTGGAACGACACCCGTTCCGCCAAGGCCGCCGCCGACCTCACCGAGGAACTCGGCGGCGGGCAGGCGTGGGCCGAGGCCGTCGGCTCCGTTCCGGTGGCCAGCTTCACCGTCACGAAGTTGCGTTGGCTCGCCGAGCACGAACCCGAGCTTGCCGATCGCGTGGCGCGGGTCATGCTCCCGCACGATTGGCTGACCTGGCGCCTCGTCGGCGGCGAACCAGTTACCGACCGTGGCGACGCCTCCGGCACCGGCTACTTTTCGCCCGCGAAACGTGCTTACCGCACTGACATCTTGCGCCGCGCCTTCGGTAGTCGTGACCCTCAGCTACCGAAGGTTCTGCAGCCCGCGGAGCCTGCCGGATACACCGGCAACGGCAAGTTGGTGTCGGCGGGCACCGGTGACAACATGGCGGCCGCGTTCGCGCTGGAGGCCGCAGACGGCGACGTCGTGGTGTCACTGGGTACGAGCGGCACGGTGTTCGGTGTCAGCGAGACACCCGCCGCCGACCCCACCGGCATCGTCGCCGGGTTCGCCGACGCCACCGGCCGTTTCCTGCCGCTGGCCTGCACGCTCAACGCCGCACGGGTGCTCACCGCGACCTCCACCATGCTTGGGGTGGACCTCGCCGAGTTCGACAGGCTCGCGTTGAGCGCGCCACCGGGCGCCGACGGACTGACGCTGCTGCCCTACCTCGACGGCGAGCGCACCCCCAACCTGCCCGATGCCGCCGGTTCGCTGTACGGGCTGCGCAGGGCGAACATGACGCCGCGGAACCTGGCGCGTGCCGCTGTCGAAGGCATGTTGTGCGGGCTCGCTGCCGGGCTGGATGCCGTGCGTGCCCACGGCATCACGGTGCGCAGGGTGCTGCTCATCGGGGGCGCCGCGCAGTCGGAGAGCGTTCGTGCCGTCGCGCCGATCGTCTTCGGCGTTCCGGTCGCGGTCCCGCCACCCGCCGAGCATGTGGCGATCGGTGCGGCCCGGCAGGCCGCGTGGGCGCTGGCGGGTACCGACGAGCCACCGCGGTGGCGGGCCGACGCGGTGTTGCGGTTGACCGAACCCACAGCCGAGGACCTCGACGAGGGGGAGCGCATCAGGCGGCGGCACGCCGCTGCGAGAGCACGCGCGCACGATGTCTGAGCGCGCTATGGGAAAATTCCCACATCATGAGCGCAGCGCACCCACCCCGTGCCGAGGTGCTGATCGACTTGTCGGCGGTCAGGCACAACGTCGGCCTGCTCGCCGCGCGCGCGGCCGAGTCCGGTGCCGAGACGATGGCGGTGGTGAAGGCGGACGGGTACGGCCACGGCGCCGCACCGGTAGCCCGTGCGGCGGTTGAGGCCGGTGCGAGTTGGCTCGGCACGGCATCCCTGGCCGAAGCGCTCGACCTGCGCGACGCGGGCATCACGGTGCGGCTGTTGAGCTGGCTCGACACCACCGGCGTCGACTTCACCCCCGGCATCGCGAGCGACATCGAGCTGTCGGTGAGTTCCGTTCAGGAACTCGCGCGGGTGGCCGATGCGGCCGGAAGGGCCGGCCGTACCGCCCGTGTTCACCTGAAGATCGACACCGGCCTTTCCCGCAACGGGTGCCCAGCGTACGCGTGGCCGGACCTGGTGAAGGCCGCGGCGGCCGAACCGGACGTGGACGTCGTCGCGATCTGGTCACACCTGGCCTGTGCAGACGAGCCGGGGCACCCATCCATCGACATGCAGGCGAATCGTTTCGCGACCGCCTATGCCGTTGCCCGCGAGGCAGGGCTGCGGCCGCTGCGACACCTTGCCAACTCGGCGGCCACACTCACCAGGCCCGACCTGCACTTCGACATCGTGCGGCCCGGTATCGCCGTGTACGGACTCAACCCGGTCGCGCAGCCCGAGCAACTACGGCCCGCGATGACCTTCCGTTCGAGCGTCGTCCTCACGAAGCGGATCGAAGCGGGGGAGTCGGTCTCCTACGGACACACTTGGACCGCCCGCAGGGACACCACACTGGCTCTCGTTCCGGTCGGCTACGCCGACGGCGTGCCACGAACCCTCTCCGGCCGGATGAGTGTCTGGCTCTGGGGAAGCCGCAGGCCTGTGGTCGGCAGGGTCTGCATGGACCAGTTGGTGGTCGACTGCGGCGACGACGAACCACCACTGGGTGCAGAGGTTGTGCTGTTCGGAACCGGCGAGGTGGGCGAGCCCACGGCCACCGAGTGGGCAGAAACCATCGGCACGATCGACTACGAGATCGTCACCGGGATGTACCGGCCGAGGGTGAGACGCCGCTTCATTGGGGAGGCCGGGCGGCGATGAGCGCGGAGGGAGTACGTGCCCACGAGTTGACGTTGGACGAACCGGCAGGCCGGGTCTCCACCGTCGCGGCCGACGACGGCGCGCCGTTGGTGGTGGAAGAGATCGATCCACCAAGCGGCAAGCGTGCGGTGGTGACCGTGGTCGGTGTGCACGGCTTCGCTCTGTCGAGGCGGAGTTGGCGGTTCCAGCGGCGCGGCTTCGCTTCATTGCGGTCGCCGAGGGTGCGCCAGATCTATTACGACCACAGAGGACACGGGGAGTCGGCGCCCTCGCAGGCGGACACGAGCACGATCGAACAACTCGCGGACGACCTGCACGCGGTCATCCGTGCCGTGGCTCCAGACGGAGCGCTCGTACTGGCAGGCCACTCCATGGGCGGCATGGTGATCATGGAACTGGCGCAGAAGCAGCCCGAACTGTTCCGCGAACGCGTCCGCGGCGTCGCGCTCATCGCGACTGCCGCGGGCGAGGTTGGCAGCCACGGGCTGGGCAGGTCGCTGCTGTCCAAGTACAACCCCGTCACCCGTGGGGTTGGTGAACTGGCGGGCTGGCAGCCCGGGCTTGTGGAGTTCCTACGTGCGGCGGGCGGTCAGCTCACCAGACACGCGGTGCGCAGGCTTGCGTTCGGCAAGGGTGAGGTCAGTCCGGAACTGGTCGACTTCATGCAGGAGATGCTGCGAGTGTCTTCGGTGCGGCAGTTGGTCGGCTTCGCCGAGACACTCGGCAGTCACAACCGTTATGCCGCGCTCGCGGGGCTGAAGCACGCGCAGGTGCTCGTCGTGGGCGCCGAAGCCGACCGGATCACGCCGTTCGCACACGCCGAGCGCATGGCCGCCGAGCTACCACAGGCGCGGCTCGTGCGGGTCGAGGATGCGGGACATATGGTGCATCTGGAGCGACCGGAACTGGTCAACGATCATCTCCGGCAGCTGGTTCGGTCGTGCTCGGATGCGCGGAGCAAGAGATCGACGCGGAGGATCTTCTGGTGGCGCAGGTGAGTTTCGAGCTACCGTCGCCCGAGGACACGGTCCGGTTCGGACGTTCATTGGGACGACTGCTTCGAGCGGGAGACCTGGTGTTACTCGCGGGACCGCTCGGGGCGGGCAAGACGACGATGACCAGGGGCGTCGCGGAAGGGATGGGGGTCTGCGGCCGCGTCAGCTCGCCGACCTTCGTGCTCGCTCGGGTGCACCCGGCTGGTGATTCGGGCGTACCACTGGTGCATGTGGACGCCTATCGGCTCGGTGGTGACCTTTCCCAACTCGACGACCTCGACCTGGACACCGATCTCGAGCGAGCCGCGATCGTGGTGGAGTGGGGAGAAGGGCTGGCCGAACGCCTCTCGGAGGACTACCTCGTGGTGCGTCTCGGCCGCCGACCTGACGACGTACGGGTCGTCAGCCTCGAACCCCATGGCAACTGGACCGAGCGGGCACCGCAAGCGCGTTTAGCGGGCTGATCGTGGTGGGGCTGCCGTCGGTGAGGCGCGTTTAGCGGGCTGATTGTCGTGCGACCGCCGGCGGCGATGCGCGTTCAGCGGGCTAATTGTCGTCTGCGACTGCCGGTTCGGCCGGCTCCATGACCCTGCCACGGTGAGCACCGCGTGTGCGCTGTTCAGGCATCGAGCGCTCGCTTCATGACCTTGCCCATGTGATTGCGTGGTAGCGCGTCGAGGAAATGCACCGCGCGGGGGCGTTTGTGCGGTGTGAGCAGCCTGGCGACGTGGTCGACCAGTTCCGTCTCCCGCACCGCGCCGTCGCCGCTGGGCACGACCCAGGCAACGATGCGCTCACCGAGGTCGGGGTCAGGCTCACCGGTGACGGCGACCTCGGCGACGCCGGGGTGTTCGAGCAGCGCGTTCTCGATCTCTCCCGCGCCGATCTTGTATCCGCCGCTCTTGATGAGGTCGGTGGCCTTCCGGCCGACGATGCGCACGTAACCGTCGGCATCCCGGGTGGCCATGTCGCCGGTGCGGAACCAGTCGCCGTCGAAGGCCTCGGCTGTCGCGTCGGGTCGGTTCAGGTACCCGGTGAACAGGTTGGGCCCGCGTACCTGGATTTCGCCGACGGTTTGCGTGTCACCGAGTCGCACAGTGTTGCCGTCCTCGTCGATCAGCCGCAGTTCGACATCGCGCAGCGGCGGTCCGACGGTGCCGGCTTTGCGTGGCCCGTCGGCCCGGACGCTGGTGCTCATGAGTGTCTCGGTCATGCCGTAGCGCTCGACGACCTGTTGCCCGGTGGCCTCGGTGATCAGTTGGTGATCGCGCAACGGAAGGGCCGCTGATCCGGACACCAGCAGCCGGGCGCCACGCAGAGCGTTCGCCAGCGCGTGGTCGGTGGCGATCTCGGAAGCGATGCGGTGATACATCGTCGGAACACCGAACATCATGGTGGCCTCGCCTGCGAGCTCGGTGGCGATCCGCTGGGTGGAGAACCGGCCGATGTGGTGCACGCTGCCCCCGCGGCGAAGCGGGCCGAGGATGCCGAGGATCAAGCCGTGTACGTGGAACAACGGCAGCGCGTGCACCAGCACGTCGTCGGCCGTCCACTGCCACGCGTCTTCGAGGGCGTCGAGCGTGCTCGCGATGGCCCTGCGCGGCAGCACGACTCCCTTTGGTGGACCGGTCGTGCCCGACGTGTACACGATCAGTGCGGGGGTCTCGTCGTCGAGCTCCGCGGGCACCTCACTCGTGCAGCCCTCGAAGCTGACGTCTTCGCGGGTGACGCCGTGCATTCCCGAAGGCAGGTCGGCACCCGGTGGTGTCAGCACCAGGGCGGGGGCACTGTCGGACACGATGTGCGCCAGTTCCCGCTCGCCCGCTTTCGGATTGATCGGCACGGCAGGCACGCCGGCGAGCAGCGCGGCCACGGTCGCCACGCTGGTCTCCAGGCTCGGGGTGGCCCAGATGGCGACCCGTGGTCGCTCGTGGTCCAACCGGCGCAGCCGGTGCGCCAGTGCACCCGCTACGCGGGCGAGATCGGCGTAGGTAAGTGTCCTGTCACCGAAGCGCAGCGCTTCCTTGGCGTTCGCCGCCTGCACGGCGGGAAAGAGCACGGTCACCGGTCTCCTCGTCCTTCGGTCGTTCTCAGGAGCCGCCAGTGTTCGGCACGATCCCGCGCCACGACCGGGGCCACGGCGACCATGATGCCCGCCCGCCGAGGCGGCCTCCCGCACGCCCGCCGCACCGGCCGAACCGCGTTTAGCGGGCTAACGGTGGTCGGGACCCGCAACCGACCTGGGGCTCGCATCGCTTAGCGTATGCAAGTACCACGATTAGCCCGCTAACCGTGGTCGCGGTCACGGCGGGTGCTCGGCGTTCGTTCACCGGTCGGTCGTAGGCTCGAAGGGTGCTCGTACTCGCCATCGACACTGCGACGTCCGCGGTCACCGCAGGTGTCGTCGACGTGCGCTCCGACAGACTCGACGCGCTTGCCGAGCGGGTCACGGTCGATGCTCGAGCCCACGGCGAGTTGCTCACCCCGCATGTCATGGACGCCCTCCACGAGGCGGGGGCGAGGCTCGACCACCTTGACGCCATCGTGTGCGGGGTGGGTCCCGGACCGTACACCGGACTTCGCGCGGGCATGGTCACCGCCGCCGCCCTGTCGCACGCTCTGGACATCCCCGCCCATCCGGTCTGCAGCCTCGACGCCATCGCCGCGGCGGTGGACGCCGATGGACCCTTCCTCGTCATCACAGATGCGCGGCGCCGCGAGGTCTACTGGGCGGCCTACGACCGGGCGGGCACCCGTACCGACGGTCCGAACGTCGACCGGCCCGCCGATCTCGACACATCGTTCACCGAACGCGTCGAACACGCTCACCCCAGCCCACGTGGCCTGGTCAGGGCAGCGGGCGAAGCGCTGTTCAGCGGTGAACCGGCCGCACCGTTGACCCCCCTCTACCTGCGCAGGCCGGACGTCGCGCAGCCGGGCGCGCGAAAGCGGGTGACCGTGCCGTGAGGCTCGAGCCGCTGCGCGGCAAGCACATCCGCCGCTGTGTCGAGTTGGAACGGATCCTGTTCGCCGGTGACTCACCGTGGAGCGCGAGCGGCTTCCACGCAGAACTGCAGGCGGGTGGCTACTACCTGGCCGCACTCACCGATGATGACCAACTGGCCGGATATGCGGGCCTTGCGGTGGCGGGCACACCGGGGGACTGGGAGGCCGGCGTGCATACCATCGGCGTGCATCCCGACTTCCAGGGGCAGGGCATCGGAACCATGCTGTTGCGTGCGCTGCTGGAGAGAGCCGATCAGCTGAAGGCGCCGGTGACCCTCGAGGTTCGCACCGACAACGAGCCGGCCATCAGGCTCTACGAGCGACACGGCTTCAGCCGGATCGGCCTGCGCAAACGCTACTACCAGCCCTCGGGCGCCGACGCCTACACGATGTTGCGGCAGGCCGGTGGCACACAGGAGGTGGCAGGCTGATGCCATCGATCATCATGGGAGTCGAGACTTCCTGCGACGAGACCGGTGTCGGTCTCGTGCGGCTGCACGACGACGGCACTGTGGAACTGCTGGCCGACGAGGTGGCCTCCAGCGTGGAGGAGCACGCCCGCTTCGGTGGTGTCGTCCCGGAGGTGGCGAGCAGGGCTCACCTCGAGGCGATGGCGCCGACCGTTCGTCGCGCTTTCGAAAGCGCCGGCCTGGAACTGTCCGACGTGGACGCGGTCGCGGTTACGGTCGGGCCGGGCCTGGCCGGCGCGCTCCTCGTCGGCGTGGCGGCGGCCAAGGCATACGCGGCTGCGCTCGACGTGCCGCTGTACGGCGTCAACCACCTCGCGGGCCACATCGCTGTCGACACGCTGGAGCACGGGCCACTGCCTTCGCCGTGCCTGGCGTTGCTGGTCTCGGGCGGCCATACCCAGCTGCTCCGGGTCGACCACATCGCGTCGAAGATCACCGAGATCGGCTCCACCGTTGACGACGCGGCAGGCGAGGCGTACGACAAGGTCGCCAGGCTTCTCGGGCTGCCCTATCCCGGCGGCCCACCCATCGACAAGGCGGCCAAGAGCGGTGACGCGCAGGCGATCGCGTTCCCGCGCGGCATGACAGGCCCCCGCGACGCGAAGTTCGACTTCTCCTTCTCCGGGTTGAAGACGGCGGTGGCGCGGTGGGTGGAGGCCACGGAGTCACGTGGCGAGCAGGTGCCGGTCGCCGACGTGGCCGCTTCCTTCCAAGAGGCGGTCGCGGATGTGCTCACGGCGAAAGCCGTGCGGGCCGCGACCGAGTCCGGCATCGGGACCCTCGTCATCTCCGGCGGGGTGGCCGCGAACTCCCGCCTTTCGGCGCTGGCCAGGCAGCGGTGTGCCGAGGCGGGGATCGAACTTCGCGTACCCCGGCCTCGGTTGTGCACCGACAACGGGGCGATGATCGCGGCGCTCGGTGCGCACGTGGTAGCGGCTGGTTGCGCACCGAGCGCCATGGACCTCTCAGCCAATCCGGCGTTGCCGGTCAGCACCGTGTCCCTGTGATCAGCCGGGCTGCACCTGCGAAAGCCCGGGGTGACGGTCGGCGATCACGAAGGAGGCCCGGGTACGCACCGGCGAGCCCGGCTCGGTGACTCGCTCCACCACTCGGAAATCCGCGCGCATCTCCTCGCGGGTGATGCGCGTGCGCACGTAGCCGCGCTGCGCGTTGCGGAACTTGATGTGCGGGTTGCGGCGCAGGTTGGGGTCGTCGGCCGGGTCGGAGTCGGCGCCGTTGCCTCCCGAGGTGATGGAACTGGTCACCAGTTCGCTGCCGACCACCCTGCTGTCCGGGTCGGCGTAGTTCTCCTTCAACTCGTTCGCCCAGTGGGTGTGCACGTCGCCGGTGAGGACCACGGGGTTGCGCACGCCCGCCTCCAACCACCCTTCGGCGATGCGCTCCTGGGAACCCTTGTAGCCGTCCCAGGCGTCCATGCTGTTGGCGCCGGAGCCGCTGACCCTGCGTGCGAAGAACACCTGCTGGCCGAGCACGTCCCAGCGAGCGCGCGAGCGGCGGAACTGCTCGAGCAGCCAGGCCTCCTGGTCGGCGCCCGTGATCGTCCTGGCGGGATCGGCGGAGTCCTCGCAGACCTTCCAGCCGTCGCCGCATGCCTGGTCGTCGCGGTACTGCCTGGTGTCGAGCATGTGGAAGTTGGCCAGCGAGCCCCAGGCGATCGATCGGTAGAGCCGGATGTGGGAGCCCTGCGGCATGTTGCGGCGGCGCAGCGGCATGTTCTCGTAGTACGCCCGGAAGGCGTTCGCCCTGCGCTGTAGGAAGTTGGGCTGCGGAATCTCCGGCTTCTCGTGAATGTCACCCGCCCAGTTGTTGTCGACCTCGTGGTCGTCGGGCACGACCAGCCACGGGGCGACGGCGTGCGCTGCCTGCAGGTCGGCGTCGGTCCGGTACTGCGCGTGGCGCTGCCGGTAGTTGGCCAGCGTCTCGGTCTCAGGTCCCGCGTGGTCGCGGACGTTGCCGTCGGGGGAGATGTAGACCTGCGGCCGGTACTCGTAGATGTAGTCGCCGAGGTGCAGCACCAGGTCCGGCTCGTCGGCGGCGAGGTGCCGGTAGGCGGTGAAGTAGCCGTGCTCGTACTGCGAGCAGGACGCGAAGCTCATCGTGAGCCCGGAGCCGAGAACCCCGATCGGCGGTGCGGTGCGGGTGCGGCCGGGCCGGGAGACGTGGCGGCCGTAGCGGAACCGGTAGAAGTACTCGCGCCCGGGTGCCAGGCCCGCGACCTCGGCGTGCACCGAGAAGCCTGCGTCGGGACCGGTGCGCTCCTGGCCGCGGCGCACGATGTGCCGGAACCGCTCGTCACGCGCGATCTCCCAGTCGACCTCGACGGTGCGCGATCCCATGCCACCGAGTCCGTCCTCGGCCAGCGGGTCGCGGGCGAGGCGGGTCCACAGCACCACGCTGTGGTTGTCCGGCTCGCCGGATGCGACGCCGAGGGTGAAGGGGTCGCCGTCGCGGGTGCCGGGACGGACTGGGGACGGTGCGGCTGCTGCCACGGTGCTCGGCAGGGTCGTGGCGAGCACCGCGGCCCCGACCGCGGCCCCTCCTACGAGTACATGACGGCGTGTTGAAGTGAAAGACTGATTGTCACCTGATGCGGGCACGGGTTGACTCCCAACGTGCTGTCTACCAGCCAGAACCAGCACAGCCTGCATTGGCAGGGTGACAGCTGTTGCCCTTGCGAGTGAGCAGTCGATGAACGTTGAGTAGGTGCGAATCGCCCGATCTCGGCCCTGGTTGCGCGGCTAGCACTCGAGTCAGTAGAGTGCTAATCGCACGGCACCGCACACGCCCCGGCACCCGCGACGGCGGGGTGGTAGGAGCCGTACCCAACTAGGTACCTGCCAACGCTTTCGACGGACCCGTGGAGGTCAATCCGGTGAGCGTGAACATCAAGCCGCTCGAGGACAAGATCGTTGTCCAGACGAGTGAGGCCGAGGAGACGACGGCGTCCGGCCTCGTCATCCCCGACACCGCGAAGGAAAAGCCCCAGGAGGGCAAGGTCCTGGCCGTCGGCCCGGGCCGCATCGACGACAAGGGCAACCGCGTCCCGATGGACGTCAAGGAAGGCGACGTCGTCATCTACTCCAAGTACGGCGGCACCGAGGTCAAGTACAACGGTGAGGACTACTTGATCCTGTCCGCCCGCGATGTGCTGGCCGTCATCAACTGACGACCTGCGTACGCGATAACGCCCCGGGCCCCGCGCAAGCCGGGGGCCGGGGCGTTTCGCGTGTACGGAGAGAGGGTTCGCAATGCCAAAGCAGATCAACTTCGACGAGGACGCTCGTAGAGCGCTCGAACGCGGCGTCGACAAGCTCGCCGACGCTGTCAAGGTGACCCTCGGGCCACGCGGTAGGCACGTCGTGCTGGACAAGAAGTTCGGTGGCCCCACGATCACGCTCGACGGCGTCACGGTCGCGCGTGAGATCGAGCTGGACGACCCGTTCGAGAACCTCGGTGCGCAACTGGCGAAGAACGTCGCGACGAAGACGAACGACGTCGCGGGGGACGGCACCACAACGGCGACCGTGCTCGCACAGGCGCTGGTGTCCGTCGGCCTGCGCAACGTTGCCGCAGGCGCCAACCCGACCGCGCTCGGCAAGGGCATCGAAGCCGCGGCCGACAAGATCATCGAGGTGCTCAAGGACAGGGCGACGCCGGTCAAGGGCCGCGACAACATCGCCCAGGTGGGCACCGTCACCTCGCGCGACGCCAACATCGGCGCGTTGCTGGGTGAGGCCGTGGAGAAGGTCGGTGAGGATGGTGTGATCACCGTGGAGGAGTCCTCCACGCTGGCCACCGAACTGTCCATCACCGAGGGCGTGCAGTTCGACAAGGGCTTCATCTCGGCGCACTTCGCGACCAACGCGGAGGAGCAGCGGGCGATCCTCGAGGACGCCTACGTGCTGCTGCACCGGGAGAAGATCTCGGCGCTGGCCGACCTGCTCCCGCTGCTGGAGAAGGTGGCGGAGGCCAAGAAGCCGTTGCTGATCATCGCCGAGGACGTCGAGGGTGAGGCGCTGTCGACTCTGGTGGTCAATGCGCTGCGCAAGACGATCACCGCGGTGGCGGTCAAGGCACCGTTCTTCGGTGACCGCCGCAAGGCGTTCCTCGACGACCTCGCCGTCGTCACCGGCGCAGAGGTCATCTCCGGCGAGGTGGGCCTGAAGCTTTCCGAGGTGGGGATCGACGTGCTGGGCAAGGCCAGGCGCATCGAGGTCACCAAGGACACCACCACCATCGTGGACGGTGCGGGCACCAAGGCCGACATCGACGCGCGTATCGCCCAGATCCGCAAGGAGATCGAGACCACCGACTCCGACTGGGACAGGGAGAAGCTGCAGGAGCGCCTTGCCAAGCTCGGTGGCGGGGTCGCGGTCATCAAGGTCGGTGCGGCCACCGAGACCGAACTCAACGAGCGCAAGCACCGTATCGAGGACGCCGTGGCCTCCACCAAGGCAGCCGTCGAGGAGGGCATCGTGCCCGGCGGCGGTTCCGCACTGGTGCACGCGGCCAAGGAACTGGAGAGCGGGCTCGGCCTCAGCGGCGACGAGGCGACCGGCGTGAAGATCGTCCGTGAGGCGCTGGTCGCGCCGTTGCGGTGGATCGCCAACAACGCGGGCTACGAGGGCCCCGTCATCGTGTCGAAGGTCCAGGAGCAGAGCTGGGGGCAGGGCTTCAACGCCGCCACCGGTGAGCTCACCGACCTGCTCGCGGCGGGCATCGTGGACCCGGTGAAGGTGACGCGCTCCGCCGTCGCCAACGCCGCTTCCATCGCTCGGCTCGTGCTCACCACGGAGAGTTCCGTTGTGGACAAGCCGGAAGAGGAAGAGGACAACGGGCACGGGCACGGCCACTCCCACTGAGTGTCGGCCGCGCGACAGCCACCACAACGGGGCGGCACCCGCCGAGCGGGTGCCGCCCCGTCCGTTTCGGCCCTGGTTCGCCGAGCGCGTTTCGCGGGCTAACTGCGGTTCGGGACGCGCGCGAGCACGCAAATGCAAAACGGAGGGCATCCCCCCACGGGTGCCCTCCGTTTTGGCGGATACGACTAGTTGCCTGTCAGGGTCAACGTGCGCTTCTGCGATCTGATGATTGTCTCCCGTTCCGATTCCGAAAGGCCGCCCCAGATGCCGTACGGCTCGTGCACCGCGAGCGCGTGTTCCCGGCAAATCCGCAGCACAGGGCAGGTATGGCAGATCGCCTTGGCCCGTGCCTCCCGCCTTGCTCTCGCCGGCCCCCTTTCCCCGTCAGGGTGAAAGAAAGAACCGCTGTCCATCCCCCTGCATGCCCCCTCCAGTTGCCAGTCCCAAACATCCGCGTTCGGGCCAGGGAGTCTGCGCGTGTCTGCCATCGTTGACCGCCTCCGATATCCGGCCCCACGCGGCCGGATTCATGCAGTTGTACCTGTGCGACTACT encodes:
- the rimI gene encoding ribosomal protein S18-alanine N-acetyltransferase, with translation MRLEPLRGKHIRRCVELERILFAGDSPWSASGFHAELQAGGYYLAALTDDDQLAGYAGLAVAGTPGDWEAGVHTIGVHPDFQGQGIGTMLLRALLERADQLKAPVTLEVRTDNEPAIRLYERHGFSRIGLRKRYYQPSGADAYTMLRQAGGTQEVAG
- the tsaD gene encoding tRNA (adenosine(37)-N6)-threonylcarbamoyltransferase complex transferase subunit TsaD produces the protein MPSIIMGVETSCDETGVGLVRLHDDGTVELLADEVASSVEEHARFGGVVPEVASRAHLEAMAPTVRRAFESAGLELSDVDAVAVTVGPGLAGALLVGVAAAKAYAAALDVPLYGVNHLAGHIAVDTLEHGPLPSPCLALLVSGGHTQLLRVDHIASKITEIGSTVDDAAGEAYDKVARLLGLPYPGGPPIDKAAKSGDAQAIAFPRGMTGPRDAKFDFSFSGLKTAVARWVEATESRGEQVPVADVAASFQEAVADVLTAKAVRAATESGIGTLVISGGVAANSRLSALARQRCAEAGIELRVPRPRLCTDNGAMIAALGAHVVAAGCAPSAMDLSANPALPVSTVSL
- a CDS encoding alkaline phosphatase D family protein: MQAVLVLAGRQHVGSQPVPASGDNQSFTSTRRHVLVGGAAVGAAVLATTLPSTVAAAAPSPVRPGTRDGDPFTLGVASGEPDNHSVVLWTRLARDPLAEDGLGGMGSRTVEVDWEIARDERFRHIVRRGQERTGPDAGFSVHAEVAGLAPGREYFYRFRYGRHVSRPGRTRTAPPIGVLGSGLTMSFASCSQYEHGYFTAYRHLAADEPDLVLHLGDYIYEYRPQVYISPDGNVRDHAGPETETLANYRQRHAQYRTDADLQAAHAVAPWLVVPDDHEVDNNWAGDIHEKPEIPQPNFLQRRANAFRAYYENMPLRRRNMPQGSHIRLYRSIAWGSLANFHMLDTRQYRDDQACGDGWKVCEDSADPARTITGADQEAWLLEQFRRSRARWDVLGQQVFFARRVSGSGANSMDAWDGYKGSQERIAEGWLEAGVRNPVVLTGDVHTHWANELKENYADPDSRVVGSELVTSSITSGGNGADSDPADDPNLRRNPHIKFRNAQRGYVRTRITREEMRADFRVVERVTEPGSPVRTRASFVIADRHPGLSQVQPG
- the groES gene encoding co-chaperone GroES; protein product: MSVNIKPLEDKIVVQTSEAEETTASGLVIPDTAKEKPQEGKVLAVGPGRIDDKGNRVPMDVKEGDVVIYSKYGGTEVKYNGEDYLILSARDVLAVIN
- the groL gene encoding chaperonin GroEL (60 kDa chaperone family; promotes refolding of misfolded polypeptides especially under stressful conditions; forms two stacked rings of heptamers to form a barrel-shaped 14mer; ends can be capped by GroES; misfolded proteins enter the barrel where they are refolded when GroES binds), which translates into the protein MPKQINFDEDARRALERGVDKLADAVKVTLGPRGRHVVLDKKFGGPTITLDGVTVAREIELDDPFENLGAQLAKNVATKTNDVAGDGTTTATVLAQALVSVGLRNVAAGANPTALGKGIEAAADKIIEVLKDRATPVKGRDNIAQVGTVTSRDANIGALLGEAVEKVGEDGVITVEESSTLATELSITEGVQFDKGFISAHFATNAEEQRAILEDAYVLLHREKISALADLLPLLEKVAEAKKPLLIIAEDVEGEALSTLVVNALRKTITAVAVKAPFFGDRRKAFLDDLAVVTGAEVISGEVGLKLSEVGIDVLGKARRIEVTKDTTTIVDGAGTKADIDARIAQIRKEIETTDSDWDREKLQERLAKLGGGVAVIKVGAATETELNERKHRIEDAVASTKAAVEEGIVPGGGSALVHAAKELESGLGLSGDEATGVKIVREALVAPLRWIANNAGYEGPVIVSKVQEQSWGQGFNAATGELTDLLAAGIVDPVKVTRSAVANAASIARLVLTTESSVVDKPEEEEDNGHGHGHSH
- a CDS encoding WhiB family transcriptional regulator; the protein is MADTRRLPGPNADVWDWQLEGACRGMDSGSFFHPDGERGPARARREARAKAICHTCPVLRICREHALAVHEPYGIWGGLSESERETIIRSQKRTLTLTGN